Proteins from a genomic interval of Pseudoalteromonas sp. MEBiC 03607:
- a CDS encoding sensor domain-containing diguanylate cyclase, with the protein MLEENKWTFRRADKQFSLAKWQKTIDLMTELFSAPAGFIVHKTDNVYRIIVSSEQQENPYEAGAELSADDNIFCKKVLRDMAPLYVDHASQDSQWDDSPLVKDGFESYLGVPISWPSGDPFGTFCVMDFKQTHYQQSFLELIEQLRDMVEDDLALLDNFTQMREIAMLDSLTNIYNRRAIDLLCQHKLNISKRLGFDISCLFIDINSFKPLNDTYGHEVGDLALICLADTMKECLRETDIIGRLGGDEFIALLQVQPGDCIDSIADKLNTAFQINLEKRGIPVTSLSIGSGVIAQPKENFAELLKRADEDMYEKKQASKAAR; encoded by the coding sequence ATGTTAGAAGAGAATAAATGGACGTTTCGCCGCGCTGATAAGCAATTCTCCTTAGCAAAGTGGCAGAAAACAATAGATCTCATGACTGAGCTGTTTTCTGCACCCGCGGGCTTTATAGTCCACAAAACTGATAATGTTTATCGCATTATCGTCTCCAGTGAGCAGCAAGAAAACCCCTATGAGGCGGGGGCCGAGTTAAGTGCTGACGATAATATTTTCTGTAAAAAAGTACTGCGTGATATGGCACCGCTGTATGTTGATCATGCCAGTCAAGATAGTCAATGGGATGACAGCCCGCTGGTAAAAGATGGCTTTGAGTCTTACCTTGGGGTGCCTATTAGCTGGCCAAGTGGTGACCCGTTTGGTACTTTTTGCGTAATGGATTTTAAACAAACCCATTATCAACAGAGCTTTTTAGAATTGATAGAACAGCTTCGCGATATGGTCGAAGATGACCTTGCGCTTTTAGACAACTTCACACAGATGCGTGAAATTGCCATGCTTGATTCACTCACTAATATTTATAACCGCCGTGCAATAGACCTACTTTGCCAACATAAATTGAATATATCGAAGCGTCTTGGTTTTGATATTAGTTGTTTATTTATCGATATAAATAGCTTTAAACCGCTCAATGACACTTACGGTCACGAAGTTGGTGACTTAGCTTTGATTTGTTTAGCCGACACCATGAAAGAGTGCCTACGAGAAACCGATATTATCGGTCGCTTAGGCGGTGATGAGTTTATTGCCTTATTGCAAGTTCAGCCCGGTGATTGCATAGACAGTATCGCTGATAAGCTTAATACCGCTTTTCAGATAAATTTAGAGAAGCGGGGCATTCCTGTCACGAGCTTAAGTATTGGTTCAGGGGTAATAGCTCAGCCAAAAGAAAACTTTGCTGAGCTATTAAAGCGGGCAGATGAAGATATGTATGAGAAAAAGCAAGCCTCGAAGGCGGCACGCTAA
- a CDS encoding DEAD/DEAH box helicase: MSAATFSELNLAPALLEALQAENYHIPTAIQAQTIPLILAGADVMGSAQTGTGKTAAFVLPLLDKLLSLEALPSAVKVLILTPTRELAQQVFASVERYAAHTDIKAALAYGGASIGPQIKAIKGAQVVVATPGRLLDHLIKGSIKLSSISTLVFDEADRMLDMGFIDEIKRILRHVPKERQTLLFSATFDDSVFKLSKQLLNDPKLVEVNKRNSAAVEIEQLVYAVDEDRKRELVSHMIGMKNWQQVLIFTRTKQTADLLAKEMCKDGLKTESIHGDKSQGARDKALQNFKSGATRVLVATDVAARGLDIASLKYVINYELPYVAEDYVHRIGRTGRAGEKGVAMSLVSIDEQWLLDEIDILLDTRLTPQWLPGYEPDLTKEPKQVRKNTNKARRSRDKKRILGQKSRRRS, encoded by the coding sequence ATGTCAGCAGCGACCTTTTCAGAGTTAAATCTTGCACCAGCGCTTTTAGAAGCATTGCAAGCCGAAAATTATCACATCCCAACGGCTATTCAAGCGCAAACTATTCCTCTTATTTTGGCTGGTGCTGATGTAATGGGCAGCGCACAAACGGGTACTGGTAAAACAGCAGCATTTGTTTTGCCTTTATTAGATAAGCTATTGTCCTTAGAAGCGCTACCAAGTGCCGTCAAAGTGCTTATTCTTACGCCAACCCGCGAACTTGCCCAACAAGTTTTTGCAAGCGTAGAGCGCTACGCTGCGCACACTGATATCAAAGCCGCGCTTGCTTATGGCGGGGCTAGTATTGGTCCGCAAATTAAAGCCATTAAAGGGGCGCAGGTTGTAGTTGCAACACCAGGGCGCTTACTTGATCACCTGATCAAAGGCAGTATTAAACTCTCAAGTATTAGCACCTTGGTATTTGATGAAGCTGATCGCATGCTTGATATGGGTTTTATTGATGAGATTAAACGCATTTTGCGTCATGTGCCAAAAGAGCGCCAAACCTTACTTTTTTCAGCCACATTTGATGACAGTGTTTTTAAACTCAGTAAGCAGTTATTGAATGATCCTAAATTAGTTGAAGTGAATAAGCGTAACTCAGCCGCGGTTGAAATTGAGCAGCTAGTTTATGCCGTTGATGAAGATCGTAAGCGAGAGTTAGTTTCTCATATGATTGGCATGAAAAATTGGCAGCAAGTACTGATCTTCACTCGCACTAAACAAACAGCTGATTTGCTCGCTAAAGAAATGTGTAAAGATGGCTTAAAAACAGAGTCTATCCATGGTGATAAAAGCCAAGGAGCGCGTGATAAAGCACTACAAAACTTTAAATCAGGTGCAACAAGGGTGCTGGTAGCAACGGATGTTGCGGCGCGTGGTCTTGATATTGCTTCACTAAAGTATGTGATTAACTATGAGTTGCCTTATGTAGCTGAGGATTACGTACATCGCATTGGTCGCACAGGGCGTGCAGGCGAAAAAGGCGTTGCGATGTCATTAGTTAGCATAGATGAGCAGTGGTTACTGGACGAGATAGATATATTGCTCGACACAAGGCTCACGCCGCAGTGGTTACCAGGTTATGAGCCGGACTTAACAAAAGAGCCAAAACAGGTTCGTAAAAATACGAATAAAGCACGACGTTCCCGCGATAAAAAACGTATTTTAGGGCAAAAAAGTAGGAGACGTTCCTAA